The Oligoflexia bacterium genome contains a region encoding:
- a CDS encoding phage holin family protein, whose amino-acid sequence MIQSTFWSRLALHSLAIVVISSIIPGIELNGILAAVAAGAVFGLVNSFIKPLLVILTLPLTLLTFGIFLLVINGLSFWLVAGLVKGYYISNILSAIAGAFLMSLFSILINAMLQKHEPKNMHVGYFR is encoded by the coding sequence ATGATTCAATCAACATTTTGGAGCCGTTTGGCTCTGCATTCATTGGCTATTGTTGTTATTTCTTCAATCATTCCGGGTATTGAGCTTAATGGTATTTTAGCTGCTGTTGCAGCTGGTGCTGTTTTTGGTCTGGTCAACAGTTTTATTAAACCCTTGTTGGTCATCTTAACCCTACCGCTAACGCTACTTACCTTTGGTATTTTTCTTTTGGTGATCAACGGTTTAAGCTTTTGGCTGGTGGCTGGCTTGGTTAAAGGCTATTACATCAGCAACATTCTTTCTGCCATTGCCGGTGCTTTTTTAATGAGCTTATTCTCTATACTAATCAATGCCATGTTACAAAAACATGAACCTAAAAACATGCATGTGGGCTATTTTCGTTAA
- a CDS encoding LysR family transcriptional regulator, whose amino-acid sequence MIEYVQTLKALADFKTMHKAATALRVSQPTVSKRIAILERQVNKKLIQKNGRNVDITADGRLLLDQVYPHLLSIRSILNAQPNSLSTNIQVGFSESILIAWGGDLLSAVNESKKISLQLVPHAHRSPVVLDRVISGEYMFGLCAGGANKVGDMQVEKLFDEPMVLINPTLDKPLMGIEQSSETMQSIERKLSKQGLIPNHYLESYAAIVRLAQKKLFKAIVPLGVCKAFNISFSYYKKLNISRPLIFVARQNIFQREDIQVVYQLLKRFFAQ is encoded by the coding sequence ATGATTGAATATGTTCAAACCTTAAAAGCCTTGGCAGATTTCAAAACCATGCATAAGGCAGCAACGGCCTTGCGCGTCAGTCAGCCAACAGTCAGCAAACGTATTGCGATATTAGAGCGGCAGGTCAACAAAAAACTCATTCAAAAAAATGGACGCAATGTTGACATTACTGCTGATGGAAGGCTTTTACTGGATCAAGTTTATCCGCACTTGCTTAGCATTAGATCTATTTTAAATGCACAGCCCAATAGTCTTAGCACAAACATTCAGGTGGGGTTTTCAGAGTCAATTTTAATTGCTTGGGGAGGAGATTTGCTGTCAGCAGTCAACGAGTCTAAAAAAATATCTTTGCAACTTGTGCCGCACGCGCACAGAAGCCCAGTTGTTTTAGATAGAGTTATTTCGGGTGAATATATGTTTGGTTTATGTGCCGGGGGCGCAAATAAAGTTGGTGATATGCAAGTTGAAAAGCTATTTGATGAGCCAATGGTTTTGATTAATCCAACCCTTGATAAGCCTTTAATGGGGATTGAGCAGTCATCAGAAACCATGCAATCCATTGAAAGAAAGCTTAGTAAACAGGGTTTAATTCCCAACCATTATTTAGAATCTTATGCGGCGATAGTTCGTTTGGCACAAAAAAAACTTTTTAAAGCCATTGTTCCCTTAGGCGTATGCAAGGCATTCAACATTTCTTTTAGTTATTATAAAAAACTCAATATCAGTCGTCCGCTGATTTTTGTAGCCAGACAAAATATTTTTCAACGGGAAGATATACAAGTGGTTTATCAATTGCTTAAACGTTTTTTTGCGCAGTAA
- a CDS encoding LysR family transcriptional regulator, with the protein MLNKIDLNKLNIFFVVMESKSFSDAAEKLNVSRSAISQAMAILESQIGYGLFLRKSQKIYPTQKAQHIFASLKDYQHSLALSLMYETKSEVNIKGMVKVGAYEDFAKTHLSRAVKKFQDLYPNIVLQFHFAAPSQLQTMLEDNRLDICFSIFPSQGVKSIATKKIYTEDLILITPKSFASECEQLNTLIELPIVDYFPKHVLFKRWLYQHYKKRKSKLNIKLFASSSEMVLQCVSDGIGIGVVPNYVYEKRRQSMLHVTKICPTQKSLKDFIWLNQHQDQYSSQAHQVFYQFMVRYFDSYIE; encoded by the coding sequence ATGCTTAACAAGATTGATTTGAATAAATTAAATATTTTCTTTGTGGTGATGGAGAGTAAGTCCTTTAGTGATGCAGCAGAAAAACTCAATGTATCTAGATCTGCTATAAGTCAAGCCATGGCTATTTTGGAAAGTCAGATAGGGTATGGTTTATTTTTAAGAAAGTCGCAAAAAATTTATCCAACGCAAAAGGCACAACATATTTTTGCAAGTTTAAAGGACTATCAGCACTCATTAGCATTAAGTTTAATGTATGAAACCAAAAGTGAAGTAAATATTAAAGGAATGGTTAAAGTTGGTGCGTATGAAGATTTTGCTAAAACTCATTTAAGTAGAGCTGTAAAAAAATTTCAAGACCTATACCCAAACATTGTTTTGCAGTTTCACTTTGCAGCGCCTAGTCAACTGCAAACTATGTTAGAAGATAATCGTTTGGATATATGTTTTTCTATCTTTCCTAGCCAGGGTGTAAAGTCAATTGCAACTAAAAAAATATACACAGAAGACTTGATTTTAATAACTCCCAAAAGCTTTGCCAGTGAATGTGAACAGCTCAATACATTGATTGAATTACCCATTGTTGATTATTTTCCAAAACATGTTTTATTTAAGCGTTGGTTGTACCAGCATTATAAAAAAAGAAAATCTAAGCTCAACATTAAACTTTTTGCCAGCTCATCTGAGATGGTTTTACAATGTGTTTCTGATGGGATTGGGATTGGGGTAGTTCCCAACTATGTGTATGAAAAGCGGCGTCAAAGCATGTTGCATGTTACAAAAATTTGCCCTACTCAAAAAAGTCTAAAGGATTTTATATGGTTAAACCAACATCAAGATCAGTACAGCAGTCAAGCGCATCAAGTCTTTTATCAATTCATGGTGCGGTACTTTGATTCATATATTGAATAG
- a CDS encoding CADD family putative folate metabolism protein, whose protein sequence is MSFSQQLKQSIAGYHLLEHLFYQKWTEGQLNPETLQHYAKEYYQYVKAFPRYISATHSLCEDITKRKVLLENLNEEEGSMGKDHPQLWSEFATGVGASEESLQQHTGGKAINHVIDTFFKCARSSYSEGLASLYAYEYQVPEVAKTKIDGLKKFYAIDDEKSLAFFKVHQSADVIHREACENLLDQFSPAEQNKALQAAKNSAKALWNFLTEMNDYDEKLAC, encoded by the coding sequence ATGTCTTTTTCACAACAACTTAAACAAAGCATTGCTGGTTATCACTTACTTGAGCACCTCTTTTATCAAAAATGGACTGAAGGCCAGCTTAACCCTGAAACCTTGCAACATTATGCCAAAGAATACTACCAATATGTCAAAGCTTTTCCCCGCTATATCAGTGCCACACACTCTTTATGCGAAGACATCACCAAAAGAAAAGTGTTGCTTGAAAACTTAAATGAAGAAGAAGGCTCAATGGGCAAAGACCACCCGCAACTCTGGTCCGAATTTGCAACAGGTGTTGGTGCTAGTGAAGAAAGCTTACAGCAGCATACTGGTGGAAAAGCTATCAACCATGTTATTGATACTTTTTTTAAGTGTGCTCGCAGTTCTTACAGTGAAGGTTTAGCGTCCCTCTATGCCTATGAATATCAAGTACCCGAAGTGGCTAAAACCAAAATAGACGGTTTAAAAAAGTTTTATGCTATTGATGACGAAAAAAGTTTGGCATTTTTTAAAGTCCATCAAAGTGCGGATGTTATTCACAGAGAAGCTTGTGAAAATCTGCTTGATCAATTTTCCCCAGCAGAGCAAAACAAAGCTTTGCAAGCGGCAAAAAACTCAGCCAAAGCGCTATGGAACTTTCTAACAGAAATGAATGATTATGATGAGAAGCTGGCATGCTAA
- a CDS encoding dihydroneopterin aldolase, translated as MLSQSSSCLTLHDFHFWVHLGDSEQERFHAQKVSATVKIAFTNNPLAEQTDNLDDTVCYLKLCQALQADVDQNHYELIEKLCRSFFNIVSQHIPKHCKAQVKLLKLTPPIKNSYNNGVSYTCGDWID; from the coding sequence ATGCTAAGCCAGTCTTCTTCATGCTTGACCTTGCATGATTTTCATTTTTGGGTGCATCTAGGAGATTCTGAACAAGAACGCTTTCATGCCCAAAAAGTGAGTGCAACTGTAAAAATTGCTTTTACCAACAACCCACTGGCAGAACAAACAGACAATCTAGATGATACCGTATGCTATTTAAAACTATGTCAGGCATTGCAAGCCGATGTTGATCAAAACCATTACGAACTGATTGAAAAATTATGTCGTAGTTTTTTTAATATTGTTTCACAGCATATTCCTAAACATTGTAAAGCTCAAGTAAAGCTCTTAAAACTCACACCTCCCATCAAGAACAGTTATAATAATGGCGTAAGCTATACCTGTGGAGATTGGATTGACTAA
- the folP gene encoding dihydropteroate synthase, with translation MEIGLTNCYIAIGSNMEPRQQYFNQALGLLKKTCAVTSSIKIAPIYQTPAVLPTNAPDQWNQPYLNTVLKLCTKLSAQELILQIKNIEAKLGRDLNLKWGPRPIDLDILFFGDSIVESEQLSIPHPRLLERDFVLKPLLDILNPNDIPENYAREIKRKSKSVRLPAWMHILNLSPDSFSDGQDFNPNHCIEQLCYIQKHTIQYFDIGAASTRPNAAIVSPQQEIERIKPFLELWNSHFSSQLLKPRLSLDTMHAKVVHHVFEQTSLHTINDVSGLKDPEMPNLLQQNNCDYILMHSLNAPVDPNNVIAEDICPVVFLKQWLDQKLTLLDQHNIDILRVIFDPGIGFGKTANQSLKILQNLDQFNDIPCRLLIGHSRKSFMKLFSAADAFERDYESVGISVALSQHPVDIFRVHQAPKHQRAWLASQHTKIQHIT, from the coding sequence GTGGAGATTGGATTGACTAACTGTTATATTGCCATCGGCTCAAACATGGAGCCAAGACAACAGTACTTTAATCAAGCTTTAGGCTTGTTAAAAAAAACCTGCGCTGTCACTTCTTCCATTAAAATTGCTCCAATTTATCAAACTCCAGCTGTGCTACCTACCAATGCTCCGGACCAGTGGAATCAACCTTATTTAAATACGGTGCTAAAACTATGCACCAAGCTTTCTGCACAAGAGTTAATTCTTCAAATAAAAAACATTGAAGCCAAACTAGGTAGAGACTTAAACTTAAAATGGGGGCCACGTCCCATTGATTTAGATATCTTATTTTTTGGGGACTCTATTGTTGAATCAGAACAACTTTCTATCCCTCATCCAAGGCTTCTTGAGCGTGATTTTGTTTTAAAGCCCTTGCTTGATATTCTTAATCCCAATGACATTCCAGAAAACTATGCTAGAGAAATCAAAAGAAAATCCAAATCTGTTCGTTTACCGGCATGGATGCATATTCTCAACCTCAGTCCTGACTCATTCTCCGATGGACAAGACTTTAATCCTAATCATTGTATTGAACAACTATGTTATATACAAAAGCATACAATTCAATATTTTGACATTGGAGCAGCCTCAACAAGGCCCAATGCCGCTATTGTTTCTCCACAGCAAGAAATAGAACGCATTAAACCCTTCCTTGAATTATGGAACTCTCACTTTAGTTCACAGCTGTTAAAACCAAGATTAAGCTTAGATACAATGCACGCCAAAGTTGTGCATCATGTTTTTGAACAGACAAGCTTGCATACCATTAATGATGTCAGTGGACTTAAAGACCCTGAAATGCCTAACCTACTCCAACAAAATAACTGTGACTATATCTTGATGCATAGTCTAAATGCACCCGTTGACCCAAACAATGTAATAGCAGAGGATATCTGCCCTGTTGTATTTTTAAAACAATGGCTTGATCAAAAACTAACATTATTGGATCAACATAACATTGATATTTTAAGAGTCATTTTTGATCCAGGTATAGGTTTTGGTAAAACTGCCAATCAATCTTTAAAAATCTTACAAAACCTGGATCAGTTTAATGATATCCCTTGTCGTCTTCTCATTGGCCACTCTAGAAAATCTTTTATGAAGTTATTCTCTGCGGCGGATGCCTTTGAAAGAGATTATGAAAGTGTAGGGATTTCTGTAGCACTTTCTCAACATCCGGTTGATATTTTTAGAGTTCACCAAGCCCCAAAACACCAAAGAGCATGGCTAGCTTCTCAACACACTAAAATACAACATATAACTTAG
- a CDS encoding MerC domain-containing protein, with amino-acid sequence MVEHGHKKNKKLNIDLIGMCCSSLCAIHCLLTPILLVSLPSLGHYFENQWVHIGFFVAMTALALWTIIRHYKMHQSKFIFSLLVLGIAVTALGFFPPESFSPTHHHHHSHPHNHIWEEVCFIIGGLMLFVGHIMTIRKYKCWEGHCHQH; translated from the coding sequence GTGGTTGAGCATGGACATAAAAAAAATAAAAAACTGAACATTGACCTTATTGGCATGTGTTGCTCAAGTTTGTGCGCAATTCATTGCTTGCTAACCCCCATTTTGTTGGTTTCATTACCCTCACTTGGACATTATTTTGAAAACCAATGGGTCCACATTGGTTTTTTTGTGGCTATGACGGCCTTAGCACTTTGGACAATTATAAGACATTACAAAATGCATCAATCCAAGTTCATTTTTTCTCTGCTTGTTTTGGGAATAGCTGTAACAGCTTTAGGCTTTTTTCCACCAGAAAGCTTTTCTCCTACACATCATCACCATCACAGCCATCCCCACAATCATATTTGGGAAGAAGTTTGTTTTATTATTGGCGGGCTAATGCTCTTTGTTGGTCACATCATGACCATTAGAAAATACAAATGTTGGGAAGGCCATTGCCATCAACATTAA